In Molothrus ater isolate BHLD 08-10-18 breed brown headed cowbird chromosome 21, BPBGC_Mater_1.1, whole genome shotgun sequence, a single genomic region encodes these proteins:
- the MDH2 gene encoding malate dehydrogenase, mitochondrial, translated as MLSRLSTATALRRGIATSAQNHAKVAVLGASGGIGQPLSLLLKNSPLVSKLSLYDIAHTPGVAADLSHIETKASVKGYMGPEQLPECLKGCDVVVIPAGVPRKPGMTRDDLFNTNASIVASLTTACAKHCPEAMICIISNPVNSTIPITSEVFKKHGVYNPNKIFGVTTLDIVRANTFVAELKGLDPARVTVPVIGGHAGKTIIPLISQCTPKVEFPQDQLEKLTARIQEAGTEVVQAKAGAGSATLSMAYAGARFAFSLLEAMSGKQGVVECAFVRSDVTEVPYFSTPLQLGKKGIEKNLGLGKLSPFEEKMVAAAMSELKGSIKKGEEFAKNFK; from the exons ATGCTGTCCCGCCTCAGCACCGCCACCGCCCTGCGCCGCGGCATCGCCACCTCCGCGCAG AACCATGCCAAGGTGGCCGTGCTGGGGGCCTCGGGGGGCATCGGGCAGCCGCTGTCGCTGCTGCTGAAGAACAGCCCCCTGGTGAGCAAGCTCAGCCTCTACGACATCGCTCACACGCCGGGCGTGGCCGCCGACCTCAGCCACATCGAGACCAAAGCCAGCGTCAAAG GCTACATGGGACCTGAGCAGTTGCCAGAATGTCTGAAGGGCTGTGATGTTGTTGTTATTCCAGCAGGAGTCCCAAGAAAACCAG GTATGACCCGTGATGACCTGTTCAACACCAATGCCAGCATTGTTGCCTCTTTGACAACTGCCTGTGCAAAGCACTGTCCAGAAGCCATGATCTGTATTATTTCTAACCCA GTAAATTCAACCATCCCAATAACTTCAGAGGTCTTCAAGAAGCACGGTGTGTATAATCCCAACAAAATCTTTGGTGTTACAACACTGGACATCGTCAGAGCGAACACTTTTGTGGCTGAACTAAAG GGCTTGGATCCAGCTCGAGTAACTGTGCCAGTTATTGGTGGCCATGCTGGGAAGACCATCATCCCTCTGATCTCTCAG TGCACACCAAAAGTGGAGTTTCCTCAGGATCAGCTGGAGAAGCTTACAGCAAGAATTCAAGAAGCTGGGACTGAAGTTGTCCAAGCtaaagcaggagcag GATCTGCCACCTTGTCCATGGCCTATGCTGGTGCTCGATTTGCATTCTCCCTGTTGGAGGCCATGAGTGGAAAGCAGGGGGTTGTTGAATGTGCCTTTGTTCGGTCGGACGTGACAGAGGTCCCCTACTTCTCTACACCTCTGCAGCTTGGG AAAAAAGGAATTGAGAAGAACCTAGGCCTTGGCAAGCTCTCCCCCTTTGAAGAGAAGATGGTTGCTGCAGCCATGTCTGAGCTGAAGGGCTCTATTaagaaaggagaggaatttGCAAAGAACTTCAAGTGA
- the STYXL1 gene encoding serine/threonine/tyrosine-interacting-like protein 1, producing MAGVMFCEPRHLYNIINQYRWRSRLAEPNYLCLLDARSQLEFDDSHIVTAQRIVLSPAGQYVIPNPEELGYVRFCVVYDHDTGFLTDTDNQEEEEEEEEEEEEEETGSSTSSETEISSSDSVCSQSAEEGDALFHARNLEQFTRHPVLLLKGGYRRFSACYHFLKSHKTLWMPQELDTFQPYPVEILPAKLYMGNFKQASDKQIQKDLRIKALVNVSEQPVILFAEEGKSLHVPVPDSLEADLFSSFPTISHFIDAQLDEGAVLVLSSLGISRSSTATMAYLMHSCRFSLQRAWKYLLKCKMNMRPNRGFVEQLSAWETQIYGYPVTDVSEPNY from the exons ATGGCGGGGGTGATGTTCTGCGAGCCCCGACACCTCTACAACATCATCAACCAGTACCGGTGGAGATCGCGGCTGGCGGAGCCCAACTACCTGTGCCTGCTGG atgccCGTTCTCAGCTTGAATTCGATGACAGCCACATTGTTACAGCCCAAAGGATTGTACTG AGTCCTGCAGGGCAGTATGTGATCCCCAACCCCGAGGAGCTGGGCTATGTCAGATTCTGTGTGGTGTATGACCACGACACTGGATTTTTGACTGACACTGACaatcaggaggaggaggaggaggaggaagaggaggaggaggaagaagaaacag GGAGCAGCACTTCTTCAGAGACTGAAATCAGCAGCTCAGATTCCGTGTGTTCCCAGA GTGCTGAGGAAGGAGATGCCCTCTTCCATGCCAGGAACTTGGAGCAGTTCACCCGGCACCCCGTGCTCCTCCTGAAGGGAGGCTACAGGCGCTTTTCAGCTTGTTACCATTTCCTGAAGAGCCACAAGACACTGTGGATGCCCCAG GAACTAGACACCTTCCAGCCATACCCTGTAGAAATACTGCCTGCAAAGCTATATATGGGCAATTTCAAGCAGGCCAGTGacaaacaaattcagaaagatCTGAGGATCAAAGCACTGGTCAACGTCTCAGAACAGCCCGTGATTCT GTTTGCAGAAGAAGGTAAATCCCTCCATGTACCTGTTCCTGATTCACTCGAAGCagatcttttttcttccttccccaccATTTCTCATTTCATAG ATGCTCAGCTGGATgagggagcagtgctggtgctctccagcctggggaTCAGCCGGAGCAGCACGGCCACCATGGCCTATCTGATGCACTCCTGCCGCTTCTCCCTGCAG AGAGCTTGGAAATACcttctgaaatgcaaaatgaacATGAGACCAAACCGGGGCTTTGtggagcagctctcagcctggGAGACCCAAATCTATGGGTACCCAGTCACAGACGTGTCTGAGCCAAATTACTGA
- the TMEM120A gene encoding ion channel TACAN — protein MAWGASLAECLREWEELQDGYQRIQDNHRLYKQKLEELTKLQDGISSSIARQKKRLKELSLSLKKCRAQATPEQEASIQETQSLIKERQNVFFEMEAYLPKKNGLYLSLVLGNVNVTLLSKQAKFAYKDEYEKFKLYLTIILLIVSFSCRFLLNSRVTDAVFNFLLVWYYCTLTIRESILINNGSKIKGWWVFHHYISTFLSGVMLTWPDGLMYQMFRNQFLSFSMYQSFVQFLQYYYQSGCLYRLRALGERHNMDLTVEGFQSWMWRGLTFLLPFLFFGQFWQLYNAITLFRMLQHPECKEWQVLMCGLPFSILFLGNFFTTLRVVHQKIQNKNQDTKEN, from the exons ATGGCCTGGGGCGCCTCGCTCGCCGAGTGCCTGCGCGagtgggaggagctgcaggacgGCTACCAGCGCATCCAG gacAACCACAGGCTGTACAAGCAGAAACTCGAGGAGCTGACCAAGCTGCAGGATGGGATCTCCAGCTCCATCGCCCGGCAGAAGAAGCGGCTgaaggagctgtccctgtccctcaaAAA ATGCAGAGCCCAGGCGACTCCCGAGCAGGAAGCATCCATCCAAGAGACCCAGAGCCTGATTAAAGAGAGGCAGAACGTGTTCTTTGAGATGGAGGCCTATCTGCCAAAGAAGAACGG GTTGTACCTGAGTCTGGTGCTCGGCAATGTGAACGTGACCCTGCTCAGCAAACAGGCCAA GTTTGCCTATAAAGATGAGTACGAGAAGTTCAAGCTCTACCTCACCATCATCCTACTCATTGTCTCCTTCTCCTGTCGGTTCCTCCTCAACTCCAG GGTGACAGACGCCGTCTTCAACTTCCTCCTGGTGTGGTACTACTGCACCCTCACCATCCGCGAGAGCATCCTCATCAACAACGGCTCCAA GATCAAAGGCTGGTGGGTTTTCCATCACTACATCTCCACCTTCCTCTCAGGTGTCATGCTGACGTG GCCAGATGGGCTCATGTACCAGATGTTCAGGAACCAGTTTCTGTCCTTCTCCATGTACCAGA GCTTTGTGCAGTTCCTGCAGTATTACTACCAGAGTGGGTGCTTGTACCGGCTGCGAGCGCTGGGAGAGAGGCACAACATGGACCTGACTGTGG AGGGCTTCCAGTCCTGGATGTGGAGAGGCCTCACGttcctgcttcccttcctcttctttgggcag ttCTGGCAGCTCTACAACGCCATCACCCTGTTCCGCATGCTGCAGCACCCCGAGTGCAAGGAGTGGCAG GTCCTCATGTGTGGCCTCCCCTTCTCCATCCTCTTCCTGGGTAACTTCTTCACCACCCTCCGCGTCGTCCACCAGAAGATCCAGAACAAGAACCAGGACACGAAGGAGAATTGA